In a single window of the Streptococcus ilei genome:
- the ytpR gene encoding YtpR family tRNA-binding protein, which yields MIVTYNKEQVGDVLMITLKNSGDAKLAVERKGKVARVYREDKQETVAWNIFEASTFFDLEGKGQIFLSDEQVARLNQELQAEGFAEVLVNDKEPKFVVGQIVEMVAHPDSDHLNICQVAVGPDKTVQIVAGAPNAREGLKTIVALPGAMMPDGSLIFPGALRGEKSFGMMCSPRELHLPNAPQKRGIIELQDTEEVGTPFDPARHWQG from the coding sequence ATGATTGTAACCTATAATAAAGAACAAGTCGGCGATGTCTTAATGATTACCTTGAAAAACAGTGGGGATGCCAAGTTAGCAGTAGAGCGTAAAGGCAAAGTAGCCCGTGTCTACCGTGAAGACAAGCAAGAAACCGTAGCCTGGAATATTTTTGAGGCTTCGACTTTCTTTGACCTTGAAGGCAAGGGGCAAATTTTCTTGAGTGATGAGCAGGTTGCACGCCTCAATCAAGAATTGCAGGCTGAAGGATTTGCAGAGGTCTTGGTCAATGACAAGGAACCTAAGTTTGTCGTGGGGCAAATCGTGGAAATGGTGGCTCATCCAGATAGTGACCACCTCAACATCTGCCAAGTGGCTGTTGGACCAGACAAGACAGTTCAAATCGTAGCAGGTGCGCCAAATGCCCGTGAAGGTCTCAAGACGATTGTGGCTCTTCCAGGTGCTATGATGCCAGATGGCAGCTTGATTTTCCCAGGAGCCCTTCGTGGAGAAAAGAGCTTTGGCATGATGTGTAGTCCACGCGAATTGCACTTGCCAAATGCTCCACAAAAACGTGGGATTATCGAATTGCAAGATACAGAAGAGGTGGGAACTCCCTTTGACCCTGCCCGTCACTGGCAAGGATAA
- a CDS encoding substrate-binding domain-containing protein, with amino-acid sequence MGLEEEAVQKKHNRVMIYTIFWSLVFVVVVIYLNASQLKPVKGQMRIGVTYMTMNNEFYQTLNAEIERVADEKGDLLLVRNPELDEEKQSQQIDYFRQQKVNVIVINPVKGDSPKIIASLKRAQQAGIKIIAVDSQLSHFTVDASVVSDNYQAGVLVAQRLMKQKKEAKILLLEHKGTISAEQRIQGFLDTIQSEPAYQIVGREETRGQTELALPAVSQVIQDGLAFDAVVALNDRAAIGALAAIKENQLAMPISIYGIDGSPDMKVLLSTTDDIEGTVAQSPLKMGRQVMQVIECMRTGKSYKEQYKIPVEMIDKDNVDRYDVNGWQ; translated from the coding sequence ATGGGGTTAGAAGAGGAAGCTGTTCAAAAGAAACACAATCGAGTGATGATCTATACGATATTTTGGAGCCTGGTTTTTGTGGTAGTGGTCATCTATTTGAATGCTAGCCAACTAAAACCGGTAAAAGGGCAGATGCGGATTGGTGTGACCTACATGACCATGAACAATGAATTCTACCAAACACTGAATGCAGAGATTGAACGAGTGGCTGACGAAAAAGGGGATTTGCTTCTAGTTCGTAATCCAGAATTGGACGAGGAAAAACAAAGTCAGCAAATAGATTATTTTCGTCAACAAAAGGTCAATGTGATTGTGATTAATCCTGTAAAAGGAGATAGCCCTAAAATCATTGCTTCCTTAAAGAGAGCCCAACAGGCAGGGATTAAAATCATTGCAGTGGACAGTCAGCTCAGCCATTTCACGGTGGATGCCAGTGTGGTGTCGGATAATTACCAAGCAGGGGTCTTGGTAGCACAGCGCTTGATGAAGCAGAAAAAAGAGGCGAAAATCCTCCTCTTAGAGCATAAGGGGACGATATCGGCAGAGCAACGGATTCAAGGGTTCTTAGATACGATTCAGTCGGAACCTGCCTATCAGATTGTTGGGAGAGAAGAGACTCGTGGGCAAACGGAATTGGCCCTGCCAGCTGTTTCCCAGGTCATTCAGGACGGTCTTGCATTTGATGCTGTCGTGGCCTTAAATGATCGGGCAGCCATCGGAGCTTTAGCAGCGATTAAGGAAAATCAATTAGCTATGCCGATTTCTATTTATGGAATCGATGGCTCTCCGGATATGAAGGTTTTGCTTTCGACGACGGATGATATTGAAGGGACAGTTGCTCAATCTCCTCTTAAAATGGGAAGACAGGTGATGCAAGTGATTGAGTGCATGAGGACAGGTAAATCCTACAAGGAGCAATATAAGATCCCAGTAGAGATGATTGATAAGGATAATGTTGACCGATACGATGTCAACGGGTGGCAGTAA
- a CDS encoding PTS mannose/fructose/sorbose/N-acetylgalactosamine transporter subunit IIC translates to MTISWIQAILLGIFASLSSMPGMGGSSIGNYTLGRPLVGGLISGLILGDVTTGIMVGVALQVVYIALVTPGGTVSADVRAISYIGIPLSILFVHANNITGEAAIAAAAAPIGAAVGTIGTVLFYGTATMNLLWQHIGWKAVEEGNFKKLYAVDWVYPWISHFLFSFLPTMIITKFGENMVDLMKQYLPMDGYWMKALFTVGALLPCVGIAILLKQIVTEVRDFIPFFVGFTLAKSLGLNLVASAVVSLIFAVIYYELEVIKTMKVVPAGANDFDDDEEDI, encoded by the coding sequence ATGACAATTTCATGGATTCAAGCAATCTTGCTTGGTATTTTCGCCAGCTTGTCTTCAATGCCTGGTATGGGTGGTTCCAGTATCGGGAACTATACACTTGGTCGTCCCCTGGTCGGAGGTTTGATTTCAGGGTTGATCCTTGGAGATGTGACAACCGGTATCATGGTCGGGGTTGCCCTTCAGGTCGTATACATCGCCTTGGTTACTCCTGGTGGAACTGTATCTGCCGATGTGCGGGCTATTTCTTATATTGGAATTCCTCTTTCTATCTTATTTGTTCATGCTAACAATATTACTGGTGAGGCAGCAATTGCAGCGGCAGCAGCCCCAATCGGTGCAGCCGTTGGGACTATCGGTACCGTTCTTTTCTACGGTACTGCGACAATGAATTTGCTTTGGCAACACATCGGTTGGAAAGCCGTTGAAGAAGGAAACTTCAAAAAACTCTACGCAGTTGACTGGGTTTACCCTTGGATCTCTCATTTCCTCTTCTCTTTCCTTCCAACAATGATTATCACCAAATTCGGTGAAAACATGGTGGATTTGATGAAACAATACCTTCCGATGGATGGTTACTGGATGAAAGCCCTCTTTACAGTCGGTGCCCTTCTTCCATGTGTCGGTATTGCCATCCTCTTGAAGCAAATCGTTACAGAAGTGAGAGACTTCATTCCATTCTTTGTTGGATTTACTTTGGCAAAATCTCTTGGCTTGAACTTGGTAGCGAGTGCGGTAGTTTCATTGATTTTTGCAGTGATCTACTATGAACTTGAAGTGATTAAAACAATGAAAGTCGTCCCTGCTGGAGCAAATGACTTTGACGATGATGAGGAGGATATCTAA
- a CDS encoding DUF4651 domain-containing protein yields the protein MKAKKIILSSLAVASASALALGAYKIAKDQKRLRTQEELVAEVREQMENMGKIATLYVELYESSEERLVGGLIFEDERHYRFVYEEGLLHYEEEKL from the coding sequence ATGAAAGCTAAAAAAATCATTTTATCCAGCCTTGCAGTAGCTAGTGCAAGTGCTCTTGCCCTTGGGGCCTATAAAATTGCCAAAGATCAAAAACGTCTACGGACGCAAGAAGAGTTAGTCGCAGAAGTCCGTGAGCAAATGGAGAATATGGGGAAGATTGCGACCCTTTATGTGGAACTCTATGAATCAAGCGAAGAGCGTCTGGTAGGAGGGCTCATTTTTGAAGATGAGCGCCACTATCGCTTTGTCTATGAAGAGGGTCTCCTTCACTATGAAGAGGAAAAACTATGA
- a CDS encoding thioredoxin family protein: MIIPQSLEELASYVEQEGKKVFFFSADWCGDCRYIQPFLPEIEAENPEFTFILIDRDQYLDLAKLWNIYGIPSLVVLDGDRELGRFVNRDRKTKAQISEFLAGLK; the protein is encoded by the coding sequence ATGATCATTCCGCAGTCTTTAGAGGAGTTAGCTAGCTACGTCGAGCAAGAAGGAAAGAAGGTTTTCTTCTTTTCAGCGGATTGGTGTGGCGATTGTCGGTATATCCAGCCCTTTTTGCCAGAGATTGAAGCGGAAAACCCTGAATTTACCTTCATTTTGATCGACCGAGACCAGTATCTAGACCTGGCTAAACTTTGGAATATCTACGGCATTCCGAGTTTAGTGGTACTAGACGGGGATCGGGAACTGGGGCGTTTCGTCAATCGTGATCGCAAAACCAAGGCTCAGATTTCAGAATTTTTAGCAGGATTGAAGTAG
- a CDS encoding ABC transporter substrate-binding protein, whose protein sequence is MKKKRKIRGTRFFLGIFLLLLLAGGIWWRRQPRIVRLGVYAGSSWDVPTQTEEKVLDQAIARFEKTHPGVKIVYESGIPKNKYANWLANQILHGQEPDLYMVSSTELPVLAARGAVEDLTPLMEKQVDPSHFYPVALEAGKYKNRQYALPFESNPVLMCVNKDLLEKEGIAIPKEGWTLEEFYAICQKVTKDTDGDGELDQFGSTDYTWREALAAYGGQLFRQDNISLTSKEMKRSLYFVEKLEALHGNFNVTSKDFDEGKVAFYPMTLAQYRTYKPYPYHVAKYSNFTWTCIPMPGASGSTPSTLVETSLFALSSRASASKEAKEFMEFLTQDQQVQQELFRQSQGTSVLPSVVNSSESRDLLKADDFGSDSLTNRTLDRIMKKAVLSTPGNLPTDIWDRLDYLIHNALKAKDIDNQLPQIQKIIEEMLREKFR, encoded by the coding sequence ATGAAGAAAAAACGTAAGATACGAGGTACCAGATTTTTTCTAGGGATCTTCTTGCTTCTTCTGCTTGCTGGAGGGATTTGGTGGCGGCGTCAGCCAAGGATTGTCCGTTTGGGGGTCTACGCAGGATCTAGCTGGGATGTACCCACCCAAACAGAAGAAAAAGTCTTGGACCAAGCGATTGCTCGTTTTGAAAAAACGCATCCAGGGGTAAAGATTGTCTATGAAAGCGGGATTCCGAAGAATAAGTATGCGAACTGGTTAGCCAATCAGATCCTCCATGGACAGGAGCCAGATCTCTATATGGTATCCAGTACAGAGTTGCCAGTGTTAGCGGCGCGTGGGGCGGTGGAAGATTTGACCCCCTTGATGGAAAAACAGGTCGATCCTTCTCATTTTTATCCAGTTGCTCTAGAAGCCGGCAAGTACAAGAATCGTCAATATGCCCTCCCATTTGAGAGCAATCCTGTTTTGATGTGTGTCAATAAGGATTTATTGGAAAAGGAAGGGATTGCTATTCCGAAAGAGGGGTGGACCTTGGAGGAATTTTATGCTATTTGTCAAAAAGTGACGAAGGATACGGATGGAGATGGGGAGCTAGATCAGTTTGGAAGTACAGATTATACTTGGCGAGAGGCCTTGGCAGCCTACGGGGGACAGCTGTTCCGCCAGGATAACATTAGTCTGACGAGTAAAGAAATGAAGCGCTCGCTCTATTTTGTCGAAAAACTTGAAGCTCTTCATGGGAACTTCAATGTCACTTCCAAGGATTTTGATGAAGGAAAGGTCGCTTTTTATCCGATGACCTTGGCCCAGTACAGAACTTATAAACCATATCCCTATCATGTTGCCAAGTATTCGAATTTCACTTGGACCTGTATCCCTATGCCCGGGGCTTCTGGCTCTACTCCATCAACCTTAGTGGAGACGTCCTTATTTGCTCTGTCTTCTCGGGCCAGTGCTAGCAAGGAGGCCAAGGAATTCATGGAATTTTTGACCCAGGACCAGCAGGTCCAGCAGGAGCTCTTTCGGCAGTCGCAGGGGACCTCTGTCCTCCCTTCGGTGGTCAATAGTTCGGAAAGTCGGGACCTCCTTAAAGCGGATGACTTTGGGTCCGACTCCCTGACGAATCGGACCCTGGACCGAATTATGAAAAAAGCTGTCCTAAGCACTCCTGGGAACCTGCCAACTGATATCTGGGATCGATTGGACTATCTCATTCATAATGCCCTTAAAGCAAAAGATATTGATAATCAATTGCCTCAAATTCAAAAGATTATTGAGGAAATGCTTCGGGAAAAGTTTCGTTAA
- a CDS encoding sensor histidine kinase has protein sequence MTKLRGIRYSLILLKIINFIAILFSSSLYLHATNYIIAKGQGYQLLEQLRAIPSSPAQNFWISILLFGGILLITFYRMRQGTQEWSVFDKWNILEILLMLGVMMALSFSYNGIILLVFADIFYGSKEFSSSKDRRYWFAFILLSFIVLLVTNYDILSLVVQLPSLDAYIAFYPSSIRMLILFAKNALASLNMVVFIISLLFYILSVVAEHHRIEKELEMVSQVNTELNSYMALSEKIAEDRERKRIAREIHDTLGHALTGISAGIDAVGVLIDIDPGRAKTQLQSVSTVVRDGIKDVRGSLNKLRPGALEDHTLRDAVLKLVHEYQAISNLQVELTYDWDDVDLDVMVEDTVFRVIQESMTNSVRHGHATYMQISFLVEDAYVMILQDNGVGFDQLQVGYGLKQMRERVSILGGRIEFANRNGFYTRIELPKEKGGKIL, from the coding sequence ATGACCAAGCTCCGTGGTATTCGTTATAGTTTGATTTTATTAAAAATCATTAATTTCATCGCCATTTTATTTAGCAGTTCGCTCTACCTACATGCGACCAATTACATCATTGCCAAGGGGCAAGGGTATCAATTATTGGAGCAATTAAGAGCAATACCGAGTTCACCAGCTCAAAATTTTTGGATCTCCATTCTTCTCTTTGGAGGGATTCTTCTCATTACCTTTTATCGGATGCGTCAAGGGACACAGGAGTGGTCAGTTTTTGACAAATGGAATATTCTAGAAATACTGCTGATGCTAGGTGTCATGATGGCCCTCAGCTTCTCCTACAATGGGATCATCCTCTTGGTATTTGCTGATATCTTTTACGGTTCCAAAGAGTTTAGTAGTTCCAAAGATAGGCGCTACTGGTTTGCCTTTATCCTTCTGAGTTTTATAGTCCTCCTTGTGACCAATTATGACATTCTTTCTCTAGTTGTGCAATTGCCTTCGCTAGATGCCTATATTGCCTTCTATCCTTCATCGATTCGGATGCTCATCCTATTCGCTAAAAATGCGCTAGCTTCTTTAAATATGGTTGTCTTTATTATTTCTCTTCTCTTTTACATTTTATCGGTAGTGGCAGAGCACCATCGGATTGAAAAAGAGTTAGAAATGGTTTCGCAGGTTAATACGGAATTAAATAGCTACATGGCCCTTTCGGAAAAGATTGCGGAGGATCGGGAGCGCAAGCGAATAGCACGGGAAATTCATGATACTCTGGGCCATGCCTTGACGGGTATTTCTGCAGGGATTGATGCAGTTGGGGTTTTGATTGATATTGACCCTGGTCGTGCCAAGACCCAGCTTCAATCGGTCTCTACGGTGGTACGAGATGGAATCAAGGACGTCCGGGGCTCTTTGAACAAGCTTCGGCCAGGTGCCTTGGAGGACCATACCTTGAGGGATGCGGTTTTGAAATTGGTTCACGAATACCAAGCTATTTCCAACTTACAAGTCGAGCTAACCTATGACTGGGATGATGTAGATCTGGATGTCATGGTGGAGGACACCGTCTTTCGAGTGATTCAGGAGTCCATGACCAATTCTGTCCGCCACGGTCATGCGACCTACATGCAGATTTCATTTTTGGTGGAAGATGCCTATGTCATGATTCTCCAAGATAATGGGGTCGGCTTTGACCAACTACAGGTCGGCTATGGCTTGAAACAAATGCGAGAGCGGGTCTCTATCTTGGGAGGAAGGATAGAATTTGCCAATCGAAATGGATTTTATACACGAATTGAATTGCCTAAAGAAAAAGGAGGAAAGATCTTATGA
- a CDS encoding response regulator transcription factor: MIKVMIADDQALIRESLQIILSAHQDIQVTSAVADGHEVLERIPKDRPDVVLMDIRMPKMDGVMATKEVKECFPEVKIIILTTFDDDDFIFRALKYGASGYLLKGASTEELYQAIQIVYHGGAMINPNIASKVFQIFSQMAQSNYTISVSEEYVSDLSLTEWRIIQQVGFGESNKEIAAKLFLSEGTIRNYLSTILSKLNLRDRTQLAIWSVQKGVTTKDFGTESDGR, encoded by the coding sequence ATGATCAAAGTAATGATTGCGGATGACCAAGCACTGATTCGCGAGTCGCTCCAAATTATTTTGTCTGCCCATCAAGATATTCAGGTGACTTCTGCAGTGGCGGACGGTCACGAGGTGCTAGAACGAATCCCTAAAGATCGACCAGATGTCGTATTGATGGATATTCGTATGCCCAAGATGGATGGCGTGATGGCGACAAAAGAAGTCAAGGAATGCTTCCCTGAGGTTAAAATCATCATTCTGACCACCTTTGACGATGATGATTTCATCTTTCGTGCTTTGAAATATGGAGCTTCAGGGTATTTGCTTAAAGGGGCTTCAACAGAGGAGCTCTACCAAGCCATTCAAATTGTTTATCATGGGGGAGCCATGATAAACCCTAATATTGCTAGTAAGGTTTTTCAGATTTTTTCTCAGATGGCTCAGAGCAATTACACAATCTCCGTTTCTGAAGAATATGTGAGCGACTTATCCCTGACTGAATGGCGGATCATCCAGCAGGTTGGTTTTGGGGAGTCTAATAAGGAAATCGCAGCCAAACTTTTCCTGTCTGAGGGAACGATTCGGAATTACCTGTCAACCATTTTGTCTAAGTTGAACCTGCGAGATCGGACCCAGCTAGCTATTTGGTCTGTTCAAAAAGGTGTGACCACTAAGGATTTTGGAACAGAAAGTGATGGCCGATGA
- the pepA gene encoding glutamyl aminopeptidase, which produces MTDLFSKIKEVTELPAISGHEAPVRDYLRKQITPHVDEVVTDGLGSIFGVRHSEAADAPRIMVAGHMDEVGFMISEIKADGTFRVVEIGGWNPMVVSSQRFTLLTRDGHSYPVISGSVPPHLTRGANGPALPAIGDIVFDGGFANKEEAESFGIRPGDTLVPESTAILTANQKNIISKAWDNRYGVLMVSELAQALSGQALANELYVGATVQEEVGLRGAGTSVTKFDPEIFLAVDCSPAADVYGGQGAIGEGTLLRFFDPGHLMLPNMKDFLLTTAEEAGIKYQYYCGKGGTDAGVAHLRSGGVPSTTIGVCARYIHSHQTLYAMDDFLQAQAFLQALVKKLDRSTVDLIKNY; this is translated from the coding sequence ATGACTGATTTATTTTCTAAAATCAAAGAAGTAACAGAACTTCCTGCCATCTCTGGCCACGAAGCGCCTGTTCGCGATTATCTACGCAAACAGATCACTCCACATGTGGATGAAGTGGTCACAGACGGCTTGGGAAGCATTTTTGGGGTACGCCACTCAGAAGCGGCTGATGCTCCTCGCATCATGGTCGCAGGCCATATGGATGAAGTTGGCTTTATGATCAGTGAGATCAAGGCAGACGGCACCTTCCGCGTGGTGGAAATCGGTGGTTGGAACCCTATGGTGGTTAGTAGCCAACGTTTCACCCTTTTGACCCGCGATGGCCATTCCTACCCTGTCATTTCTGGATCTGTTCCTCCGCATTTGACACGTGGCGCAAACGGTCCTGCCCTTCCAGCAATCGGGGATATTGTCTTTGATGGTGGCTTTGCCAACAAAGAAGAAGCCGAGAGCTTTGGAATCCGTCCAGGCGACACCTTGGTCCCTGAAAGCACTGCAATCTTAACAGCCAATCAGAAAAACATCATCTCCAAAGCTTGGGACAACCGTTATGGGGTCTTGATGGTCAGCGAATTGGCACAAGCCCTCTCTGGACAAGCCCTAGCAAACGAACTCTATGTCGGAGCGACTGTCCAAGAAGAAGTCGGACTGCGCGGTGCAGGGACTTCTGTGACCAAGTTTGATCCAGAAATCTTCCTGGCTGTTGACTGTTCTCCAGCAGCAGATGTCTACGGAGGCCAAGGAGCTATCGGAGAAGGAACCCTCCTTCGTTTCTTTGATCCAGGTCATCTCATGTTGCCAAATATGAAAGACTTCCTCCTCACCACCGCTGAAGAAGCCGGCATCAAGTACCAATACTACTGTGGAAAAGGCGGAACAGATGCTGGAGTAGCCCACTTACGAAGCGGTGGAGTGCCATCTACTACCATCGGAGTCTGCGCGCGCTACATCCACTCCCACCAGACTCTTTACGCTATGGATGACTTCCTTCAAGCCCAAGCCTTCCTTCAAGCCTTGGTCAAAAAATTGGATCGTTCAACCGTTGATTTAATTAAGAATTATTAA
- a CDS encoding DUF1846 domain-containing protein translates to MKKQAFSSEKYLNLQRDHILERINQFDGKLYLEFGGKMLEDFHAARVLPGYEPDNKIKLLQELRDQVEIVIAINANNIEHSKARGDLGISYDQEVFRLIDKFNELGIYVGSVVITQYAGQPAADLFRKQLEKNGIASYLHYPIKGYPTDMDHIISPEGMGKNDYIQTSRNLVVVTAPGPGSGKLATCMSNMYHDQLNGIKSGYAKFETFPVWNLPLHHPVNLAYEAATADLDDVNMIDPFHLQTYGETTVNYNRDIEIFPVLKRMLERILGRSPYASPTDMGVNMVGFAIVDNDAAIEASKQEIIRRYYQTILDVKAERVGSGAIKKIELLMNDLGISPKDRQVTILARQKEEETGDPALALELPNGEIVTGKTSDLFGPTAAVLINAIKKLANIDKETKLIEPEYVKPIQGLKINHLGSRNPRLHSNEILIALAITAMNHPEANLAMQELGRLKGSEAHSTVMLTDEDKNVLRKLGIHVTMDPVYQYDRLYRK, encoded by the coding sequence ATGAAGAAACAAGCTTTTAGTTCCGAAAAGTATTTGAATTTGCAACGCGATCACATCCTCGAGCGCATCAACCAATTTGATGGCAAGCTCTACCTAGAGTTTGGGGGAAAAATGTTGGAAGATTTCCACGCTGCTCGTGTCCTTCCTGGTTATGAACCAGATAACAAAATTAAGCTTCTCCAAGAACTTCGTGACCAAGTGGAGATTGTGATTGCTATTAATGCCAATAACATTGAGCATTCAAAAGCCCGTGGCGACCTAGGAATCTCTTATGACCAAGAGGTCTTTCGCTTGATCGATAAATTCAACGAATTGGGCATCTATGTTGGCTCTGTCGTCATCACTCAGTATGCTGGTCAACCAGCCGCAGACCTTTTCCGTAAACAGTTGGAAAAAAATGGCATTGCTTCTTATCTTCACTACCCAATTAAGGGCTACCCAACGGATATGGACCACATCATTTCTCCTGAGGGAATGGGGAAAAACGACTACATTCAAACTAGCCGCAATCTCGTTGTCGTGACAGCTCCTGGTCCTGGTTCTGGTAAATTGGCTACTTGTATGTCCAACATGTACCATGACCAATTGAATGGCATCAAGTCTGGTTATGCTAAATTTGAAACCTTCCCAGTTTGGAACTTACCTTTGCATCACCCAGTCAATTTGGCCTATGAAGCTGCTACTGCAGACCTTGACGATGTCAATATGATTGACCCCTTCCACCTCCAAACCTATGGCGAAACAACGGTCAACTACAACCGAGATATCGAAATCTTCCCTGTCTTGAAGCGGATGTTGGAACGCATCTTAGGAAGATCTCCTTACGCTTCCCCAACGGATATGGGAGTGAACATGGTCGGCTTTGCCATCGTGGACAATGACGCAGCGATTGAAGCCTCTAAGCAAGAAATTATCCGCCGTTACTACCAAACCATTCTGGATGTGAAAGCGGAGCGTGTTGGCAGTGGGGCTATTAAGAAAATTGAACTCTTGATGAACGACTTAGGTATTTCACCAAAAGATCGCCAAGTCACCATCCTTGCCCGCCAAAAAGAAGAAGAGACTGGTGATCCTGCCTTGGCCCTCGAATTACCAAATGGAGAAATCGTGACAGGTAAGACCTCTGACTTATTTGGTCCAACGGCAGCTGTTCTCATCAACGCCATCAAGAAATTGGCCAATATTGATAAAGAAACTAAGTTGATTGAGCCAGAATATGTGAAACCAATCCAAGGCTTGAAGATCAACCACTTGGGCAGCCGCAACCCTCGCCTCCATTCAAATGAAATCCTCATCGCCCTAGCCATTACCGCCATGAACCATCCAGAGGCTAATCTTGCCATGCAAGAATTAGGTCGATTGAAAGGGAGCGAAGCTCATTCAACAGTGATGTTGACAGACGAAGATAAGAACGTTCTTCGCAAACTGGGTATCCATGTAACCATGGATCCAGTTTACCAATACGATCGCTTGTACCGCAAATAA
- a CDS encoding PTS system mannose/fructose/N-acetylgalactosamine-transporter subunit IIB: MVVSFVRIDDRMIHGQTVTRWAKEKPCDGLIAVNDTAASNKVLIQAYKGASDKKTFVWTKEAFKEKSAKVTESETRYFLITKNPIDMKEILVDQGFVPGDVKEIIVGPANDRPGAVKLGNNQSITQEEAEAIEAIQAAGYKVKFQLLPDVSIGYWDDFKSKFGF, encoded by the coding sequence ATGGTAGTATCATTTGTACGCATTGATGACCGTATGATCCACGGTCAAACAGTAACTCGATGGGCTAAAGAAAAGCCTTGTGATGGCTTAATCGCCGTCAACGACACAGCAGCTTCCAATAAGGTCTTGATCCAAGCCTATAAAGGGGCTTCAGATAAGAAAACCTTTGTTTGGACCAAGGAAGCTTTCAAGGAAAAATCTGCAAAAGTAACTGAATCAGAAACTCGCTATTTCTTGATTACCAAGAACCCCATCGATATGAAAGAAATTTTGGTCGACCAAGGATTTGTTCCAGGGGATGTCAAAGAAATCATTGTCGGTCCTGCAAATGACCGTCCGGGTGCTGTGAAATTGGGGAACAACCAATCCATCACCCAGGAAGAAGCAGAAGCTATTGAAGCTATTCAGGCTGCTGGTTACAAGGTAAAATTCCAGTTGTTACCAGATGTGTCGATTGGTTACTGGGATGATTTTAAATCAAAATTCGGATTCTAG
- a CDS encoding single-stranded DNA-binding protein — protein MYNKVILIGRLVADPELHKTSTDKSVARATLAVNRRYKDQNGEREADFITLVVWGKLAETLVSYANKGSLISVDGELRTRRYEKNGTTQYVTEVLCQGFQLLESRAQRAMRANGAGGDLADLILEEEELPF, from the coding sequence ATGTACAATAAAGTAATTTTAATCGGGCGCCTTGTGGCTGACCCAGAGCTTCATAAGACCAGTACGGACAAGTCCGTTGCGCGTGCGACCCTGGCTGTCAATCGTCGTTATAAGGATCAAAATGGCGAGCGGGAGGCGGACTTTATCACCCTAGTGGTCTGGGGGAAATTAGCAGAGACCCTTGTCTCCTATGCCAATAAAGGGAGCTTGATCTCTGTGGACGGTGAGCTTCGAACCAGACGCTATGAGAAGAATGGAACGACCCAATATGTGACAGAAGTACTCTGTCAAGGCTTTCAGCTCTTAGAAAGTCGTGCTCAACGAGCGATGCGGGCTAATGGAGCAGGAGGAGATTTAGCGGATCTGATCCTCGAGGAGGAAGAGCTTCCCTTTTAA
- a CDS encoding PTS sugar transporter subunit IIA: MKYLVLVSHGGLAEGLKSSLAMFAGDKIDQVIAVGLKEGKSVDDFAHDFRQALAPLADEDSVLVLADIVGGSPLTTAATVLEEEGKLGSALILGGMNLTMALTAVVMKDMMEGADLAQVILSEASTALQEFALASVEGDDEEDDDI, from the coding sequence ATGAAGTATCTGGTATTAGTCAGTCATGGTGGACTGGCAGAAGGTCTGAAAAGTTCACTGGCAATGTTTGCTGGGGATAAGATAGATCAGGTGATTGCGGTCGGACTGAAAGAAGGCAAATCGGTAGATGATTTTGCTCATGATTTTCGTCAGGCTCTAGCACCTTTGGCAGATGAGGACTCTGTCTTAGTTCTAGCGGACATTGTAGGTGGAAGTCCTTTGACAACAGCTGCAACGGTGCTAGAGGAAGAAGGAAAGCTGGGTTCAGCCTTGATCTTAGGTGGAATGAACTTGACCATGGCGCTGACAGCAGTTGTGATGAAGGACATGATGGAGGGGGCAGACTTAGCCCAAGTGATTTTATCCGAAGCTTCCACTGCCTTACAAGAATTTGCCCTTGCTTCAGTAGAGGGTGATGATGAAGAAGACGATGATATTTAA